In Helicobacter bilis, a genomic segment contains:
- a CDS encoding HAD hydrolase-like protein: MQPNPEMLEVWQYVKSLGMQIIITSDMYLPKQFIAKLLHKNGFIDYKHLYVSSDIGYTKTSGLLYDYIKRDLSMQPSKILHIGDNYHSDIIQAQKHGFQTLFYQKIMERYLHEDKRSSLLYTHFPKDLGASILLGLKALHWQKKCLNLIQENYWENIGYEYAGVIGYAYMQFVAMKAKQHDIKHILFVARDGYTLQKIFDIMQTDIQTKYVYAPRFFNLIYTLQHKNDENKALAILNFLANKYKDIQNLKQQNIHSSALEILKNNQQIFENAAQEEFGLYANYLQKILETMSIDSKNLNTKITIGMVDTATIEFSAQNLLQQTLKFLCGNKENTPNIYANYWLYWGYEHIRNKLPPHSFFSAQQYLSSYHPQRWDFVEFLLTSPELPIKGIDSNYQPIYDDKPNKHELKRQSVYPHISEHAVLFAQDIRNIFGNTNVYFSAQLVTAYLDYFYENPTNEDIENMDSIYHCCDNTHDNYTPLFTQKIELKDFLISYKKTKKRLLQTDWITKKQSIMLTAFDLIDVKMRGIKNIELHILPRFPPCFNTSIQLIGYSTIKFSIGRTSHE, translated from the coding sequence TTGCAACCAAATCCTGAAATGCTGGAGGTTTGGCAGTATGTTAAATCTTTAGGTATGCAAATTATTATAACAAGCGACATGTATCTACCAAAACAATTTATTGCAAAGCTATTACATAAAAATGGTTTCATAGATTATAAACACCTTTATGTGTCAAGCGATATTGGATATACAAAAACAAGTGGCTTACTTTATGATTATATTAAACGCGATTTATCCATGCAGCCATCCAAGATTCTACACATAGGCGACAATTATCATTCAGACATAATTCAAGCACAAAAACATGGTTTCCAAACCCTCTTCTATCAAAAGATAATGGAGAGATATTTACATGAGGATAAGCGATCTAGTCTCTTATATACACATTTTCCAAAAGATTTAGGTGCTTCGATTTTATTAGGACTAAAGGCGTTGCATTGGCAGAAAAAATGCCTTAATCTCATACAAGAAAATTATTGGGAAAATATAGGATATGAATATGCAGGGGTAATAGGGTATGCCTATATGCAGTTTGTTGCAATGAAAGCAAAGCAACATGATATAAAACACATCCTTTTTGTCGCTAGAGATGGCTATACGCTACAAAAAATATTTGATATAATGCAAACAGATATACAAACAAAATATGTATATGCCCCACGATTTTTTAACCTAATCTATACTTTGCAACATAAAAATGATGAAAATAAAGCCTTGGCTATTCTCAATTTTCTCGCAAATAAATATAAGGATATTCAAAATCTCAAGCAGCAAAATATCCATAGTAGTGCGTTGGAGATTCTAAAAAACAATCAGCAAATCTTTGAAAATGCGGCACAAGAAGAGTTTGGGCTTTATGCAAACTATTTACAAAAGATATTAGAGACTATGAGTATAGATTCTAAAAACTTAAACACAAAGATTACCATCGGTATGGTTGATACAGCAACAATCGAGTTTTCAGCACAGAATCTATTGCAACAAACCCTCAAATTTTTATGTGGCAACAAAGAAAATACGCCGAATATATACGCAAACTACTGGCTATATTGGGGATATGAACATATACGAAATAAACTACCACCGCATTCATTCTTTAGCGCGCAACAATATCTATCAAGCTATCATCCACAAAGGTGGGATTTTGTAGAGTTTCTTTTAACAAGCCCAGAGCTACCCATAAAAGGCATAGATTCTAACTATCAACCAATCTATGATGACAAACCAAACAAACATGAGTTAAAAAGACAGAGTGTATATCCCCACATTTCTGAACATGCAGTTTTGTTTGCACAAGATATTCGCAATATATTCGGCAATACAAATGTATATTTTTCTGCACAACTTGTAACGGCGTATCTTGATTATTTCTATGAAAATCCAACGAATGAAGATATTGAAAATATGGATTCTATCTATCATTGTTGTGATAACACGCATGACAACTACACGCCGCTTTTTACACAAAAAATAGAGCTTAAAGATTTTCTCATATCATATAAAAAGACAAAAAAGCGATTGTTGCAAACAGATTGGATAACAAAGAAACAATCCATCATGCTTACCGCATTTGATCTTATTGATGTAAAAATGCGTGGGATAAAGAATATTGAGCTTCATATTTTACCCCGTTTTCCACCCTGTTTCAATACTTCTATACAACTCATTGGATACAGCACTATAAAATTTAGCATTGGGAGAACTTCACATGAATAA
- a CDS encoding class I SAM-dependent methyltransferase: protein MAFSNARYLPPPPIGLDSNILEIGCGMGRFLLHLKERGYKNLTGIDIDKSQYEIAKREGLNVFLSDATTFLTNNTSSYHAVYAFDVLEHINKEKQLELLQLIFKQLHDNGMLVIQVPNALAPTATYFRYNDFTHTISYTEHSLGFLLHNAGFHDFCIQPTHNESLETQALKSPWARLYRHEFGLENLILTPNLTAIVFKNKESYQSWKEHAPIIKNLYEDNNTKDNTSKLKHYIKRKWKKFYKRKG from the coding sequence TTGGCTTTTTCAAACGCAAGGTATCTACCCCCCCCCCCCATAGGATTAGATTCAAATATACTTGAGATTGGTTGTGGCATGGGGAGATTTTTGCTGCATTTAAAAGAGCGGGGTTATAAAAATCTCACTGGCATTGATATTGATAAAAGTCAATATGAAATCGCAAAAAGGGAAGGATTAAATGTTTTCTTAAGCGATGCTACCACTTTTTTAACCAACAATACATCATCATATCATGCAGTTTATGCATTTGATGTGTTAGAACATATTAATAAAGAAAAGCAACTTGAGTTATTACAACTTATTTTTAAGCAGCTTCATGACAATGGTATGCTTGTCATACAAGTGCCAAATGCACTCGCACCTACTGCTACATATTTTCGCTACAATGATTTTACACATACAATAAGCTATACAGAACATTCACTAGGCTTTCTCTTACATAACGCTGGATTTCATGACTTTTGCATACAACCTACACATAATGAAAGTCTTGAAACACAAGCCCTGAAATCACCATGGGCAAGATTATATAGACATGAGTTTGGGCTAGAAAATCTCATATTAACACCAAATCTCACTGCGATTGTTTTTAAAAATAAAGAATCGTATCAAAGCTGGAAAGAACACGCCCCAATAATAAAAAACCTATATGAAGATAATAATACTAAGGACAATACATCAAAACTAAAACATTATATAAAAAGAAAATGGAAAAAGTTCTATAAAAGAAAAGGGTGA
- a CDS encoding polyphenol oxidase family protein: MLPNQCDEILVGDGDGIICDNPNLVLMSMVADCNPILVYAKSQNVFAVLHAGRLGVCSKILTHALMLFMRDYGVKTQDICIFIGASIRKCCYKIDKNLALKLIQEFGEKYVICENNSYKFDMIGLLCDEIESFDISLSQVEIYPNCSCCDESYFSYRKENVTGRFGLFANLCD; this comes from the coding sequence TTGCTACCAAATCAATGCGATGAAATTCTTGTAGGTGATGGCGATGGAATTATTTGTGATAATCCAAACCTTGTGCTTATGAGTATGGTGGCAGATTGTAATCCGATTTTAGTCTATGCAAAATCACAGAATGTATTTGCAGTCTTGCATGCAGGTAGGCTTGGTGTGTGCTCTAAGATTCTCACACATGCACTTATGCTTTTTATGCGTGATTATGGGGTAAAGACACAGGATATTTGTATATTTATTGGTGCATCAATCCGCAAATGTTGCTATAAGATTGATAAAAATCTAGCATTGAAATTAATACAAGAGTTTGGGGAAAAATATGTGATATGTGAGAATAATTCCTATAAATTTGATATGATAGGACTTTTATGCGATGAGATAGAATCTTTTGATATTTCCTTATCGCAAGTAGAGATTTATCCAAACTGCTCTTGCTGTGATGAATCTTATTTTTCATATCGTAAAGAAAATGTAACAGGGCGTTTTGGACTTTTTGCAAATCTTTGTGATTAG